GATTGATGCCAGGGATTTTTGGCAAGGGTTAGACTGTCACCTCAACTTCACGAACTCTCTCACCGCGAAGCTGTTCCTCGACGACAGCAAGATACTCGCTGATGGCATCCTTGATGTTTTCGATGGCCTCGGCCTCGGTAGCCCCCTGCGAC
The DNA window shown above is from Gammaproteobacteria bacterium and carries:
- a CDS encoding type II toxin-antitoxin system HicB family antitoxin; amino-acid sequence: MRYRIALHESDEGFSVSVPGLPGCWSQGATEAEAIENIKDAISEYLAVVEEQLRGERVREVEVTV